The following coding sequences are from one Culex quinquefasciatus strain JHB chromosome 1, VPISU_Cqui_1.0_pri_paternal, whole genome shotgun sequence window:
- the LOC6049919 gene encoding signal transducer and transcription activator isoform X1, translated as MSLWARVNQLPPPVLEQIRYIYGNSFPIEVRHYLAEWIEDRLLNAPSYQHEQDAAYEQEAATFLNQLINELERTAINLPEDNVTGRIRLNESARNFRQLFSHNPSQLYSHLINCLQRERQCIAYPNECVNVQDPEIAEVINGLQELQMLVRVSENDNRNLVKDYEHLQLEIHEITKNKALLENLDNAALREHARTTLAQQERQVNEMVNLITGKRLQLVENFRKTIQLTSQVQEKVLHKYLTNWKINQGFAGNGASGMSASNLDTIQAWCESLAEIIWNTKDQIRLAMKNKQKLNIEEPNLPDFLPQSLVEVTNLLKALITTTFIIEKQPPQVMKTNTRFAATVRLLIGNTLNIRMSNPLVRVSIISGTSYDHKAQAQATQQSNKASEQSCGEIMNNTGNLEYNETTKQLSVSFRNMQLKKIKRAEKKGTESVMDEKFALLFQSSFAVGHGDLVFSVWTISLPVVVIVHGNQEPQSWATITWDNAFADINRVPFHVPDKVSWNLLAEALNTKYRASTGRSMTQENMHFLCEKAFRANLQFPVSDDLTITWSQFCKEPLPDRTFTFWEWFYAAMKVTREHLRGPWNDGSIVGFIHKTKAEDYLLKCPRGTFLLRFSDSELGGITIAWVNESNDGQPQILHIQPFTAKDFATRSLSDRIRDFEDLYYLYPNKPKNEAFDRYTSPPVPSRNRNYIPSEVRAVLMGPSNNNNSTINSYPNTPNSYNHLQSPDASRDTPSSG; from the exons ATGTCGCTGTGGGCCCGCGTCAACCAGCTGCCGCCGCCGGTGCTGGAGCAGATCCGGTACATCTACGGCAACAGCTTCCCGATCGAGGTGCGCCACTACCTGGCCGAGTGGATCGAGGATCGGCTGCT GAACGCCCCATCTTACCAGCATGAGCAGGATGCGGCGTACGAGCAGGAAGCGGCCACTTTTTTGAACCAGCTGATCAACGAGCTGGAGCGGACGGCGATAAATTTGCCCGAGGACAACGTGACGGGGCGGATCCGGTTGAACGAGTCGGCGCGCAACTTCCGGCAGCTGTTTTCGCACAATCCGTCGCAGTTGTACTCACACCTGATCAATTGTCTGCAGCGGGAGCGGCAGTGTATAGCGTACCCAAATGAGTGCGTCAACGTGCAGGATCCGGAGATTGCGGAGGTCATCAACGGGCTGCAGGAGTTGCAGATGCTGGTGCGGGTCAGCGAGAACGACAACCGCAACTTGGTGAAGGACTACGAGCACCTGCAGCTGGAGATCCACGAGATCACGAAGAATAAGGCGTTGCTGGAGAACTTGGACAATGCGGCGCTGCGGGAACATGCCCGGACGACGCTGGCCCAGCAGGAACGGCAAGTCAACGAAATGGTCAACCTCATCACCGGCAAGCGGCTCCAGCTGGTGGAGAACTTCCGCAAGACGATCCAGCTGACGTCACAGGTCCAGGAGAAGGTCCTCCACAAGTACCTCACCAACTGGAAGATCAACCAGGGCTTCGCCGGCAACGGAGCGTCCGGCATGAGCGCCAGCAATCTGGACACGATCCAGGCCTGGTGCGAAAGTCTCGCCGAGATCATCTGGAACACCAAGGACCAGATCCGGCTCGCGATGAAGAACAAACAAAAGCTCAACATCGAAGAGCCCAACCTGCCCGACTTCCTGCCCCAATCCCTGGTCGAGGTCACAAACCTCCTGAAAGCCCTAATCACGACGACCTTCATCATCGAGAAGCAGCCGCCGCAGGTCATGAAGACCAACACCCGGTTCGCCGCGACCGTCCGCCTCCTGATCGGCAACACGCTCAACATCCGGATGAGCAACCCGCTGGTTCGCGTTTCAATTATTTCAGGTACGAGCTATGACCATA AGGCCCAAGCCCAGGCCACGCAACAGTCCAACAAGGCGTCCGAGCAGTCATGCGGCGAGATCATGAACAACACCGGCAACCTCGAGTACAACGAAACCACCAAGCAGTTATCGGTTAGTTTTAG AAATATGCAGCTGAAGAAGATCAAGCGGGCGGAAAAGAAGGGCACCGAGAGCGTGATGGACGAAAAGTTCGCGCTGCTGTTCCAGTCCAGCTTTGCCGTCGGGCACGGCGATCTGGTGTTTTCG GTCTGGACCATCTCGCTGCCGGTGGTCGTGATCGTGCACGGCAACCAGGAACCGCAGTCGTGGGCGACCATCACGTGGGACAACGCGTTCGCCGACATCAACCGCGTCCCGTTCCACGTGCCGGACAAGGTCTCCTGGAACCTGCTGGCGGAAGCGCTCAACACAAAGTATCGCGCCTCCACCGGACGCTCGATGACCCAGGAAAACATGCACTTCCTCTGCGAGAAGGCGTTCCGGGCGAACCTGCAGTTTCCGGTGTCGGACGATCTGACCATCACGTGGTCCCAGTTCTGCAAGGAGCCGCTGCCCGACCGGACGTTCACCTTCTGGGAGTGGTTCTACGCCGCGATGAAGGTCACCCGGGAGCATCTGCGGGGGCCGTGGAACGACGGCAGCATAGTCGGGTTCATCCACAAGACCAAAGCCGAGGACTACCTGCTCAAGTGCCCGCGTGGGACGTTCCTGCTGCGGTTCTCCGACAGCGAGCTGG GTGGCATCACGATCGCGTGGGTCAACGAAAGCAACGACGGCCAGCCCCAGATTCTGCACATCCAACCGTTCACGGCCAAAGACTTTGCCACCCGGTCCCTCTCGGACCGCATCCGGGACTTTGAGGATCTGTACTACCTGTACCCGAACAAGCCGAAGAACGAGGCGTTCGACCGGTACACGAGTCCGCCCGTCCCGTCCCGCAACCGGAACTACATCCCGTCCGAGGTGCGGGCGGTCCTGATGGGTccgagcaacaacaacaactccacCATCAACTCGTACCCGAACACACCGAACTCGTACAACCACCTGCAGTCGCCGGACGCGTCCCGAGATACGCCCTCCAGCGGGTAA
- the LOC6049919 gene encoding signal transducer and transcription activator isoform X2, translating into MSLWARVNQLPPPVLEQIRYIYGNSFPIEVRHYLAEWIEDRLLNAPSYQHEQDAAYEQEAATFLNQLINELERTAINLPEDNVTGRIRLNESARNFRQLFSHNPSQLYSHLINCLQRERQCIAYPNECVNVQDPEIAEVINGLQELQMLVRVSENDNRNLVKDYEHLQLEIHEITKNKALLENLDNAALREHARTTLAQQERQVNEMVNLITGKRLQLVENFRKTIQLTSQVQEKVLHKYLTNWKINQGFAGNGASGMSASNLDTIQAWCESLAEIIWNTKDQIRLAMKNKQKLNIEEPNLPDFLPQSLVEVTNLLKALITTTFIIEKQPPQVMKTNTRFAATVRLLIGNTLNIRMSNPLVRVSIISEAQAQATQQSNKASEQSCGEIMNNTGNLEYNETTKQLSVSFRNMQLKKIKRAEKKGTESVMDEKFALLFQSSFAVGHGDLVFSVWTISLPVVVIVHGNQEPQSWATITWDNAFADINRVPFHVPDKVSWNLLAEALNTKYRASTGRSMTQENMHFLCEKAFRANLQFPVSDDLTITWSQFCKEPLPDRTFTFWEWFYAAMKVTREHLRGPWNDGSIVGFIHKTKAEDYLLKCPRGTFLLRFSDSELGGITIAWVNESNDGQPQILHIQPFTAKDFATRSLSDRIRDFEDLYYLYPNKPKNEAFDRYTSPPVPSRNRNYIPSEVRAVLMGPSNNNNSTINSYPNTPNSYNHLQSPDASRDTPSSG; encoded by the exons ATGTCGCTGTGGGCCCGCGTCAACCAGCTGCCGCCGCCGGTGCTGGAGCAGATCCGGTACATCTACGGCAACAGCTTCCCGATCGAGGTGCGCCACTACCTGGCCGAGTGGATCGAGGATCGGCTGCT GAACGCCCCATCTTACCAGCATGAGCAGGATGCGGCGTACGAGCAGGAAGCGGCCACTTTTTTGAACCAGCTGATCAACGAGCTGGAGCGGACGGCGATAAATTTGCCCGAGGACAACGTGACGGGGCGGATCCGGTTGAACGAGTCGGCGCGCAACTTCCGGCAGCTGTTTTCGCACAATCCGTCGCAGTTGTACTCACACCTGATCAATTGTCTGCAGCGGGAGCGGCAGTGTATAGCGTACCCAAATGAGTGCGTCAACGTGCAGGATCCGGAGATTGCGGAGGTCATCAACGGGCTGCAGGAGTTGCAGATGCTGGTGCGGGTCAGCGAGAACGACAACCGCAACTTGGTGAAGGACTACGAGCACCTGCAGCTGGAGATCCACGAGATCACGAAGAATAAGGCGTTGCTGGAGAACTTGGACAATGCGGCGCTGCGGGAACATGCCCGGACGACGCTGGCCCAGCAGGAACGGCAAGTCAACGAAATGGTCAACCTCATCACCGGCAAGCGGCTCCAGCTGGTGGAGAACTTCCGCAAGACGATCCAGCTGACGTCACAGGTCCAGGAGAAGGTCCTCCACAAGTACCTCACCAACTGGAAGATCAACCAGGGCTTCGCCGGCAACGGAGCGTCCGGCATGAGCGCCAGCAATCTGGACACGATCCAGGCCTGGTGCGAAAGTCTCGCCGAGATCATCTGGAACACCAAGGACCAGATCCGGCTCGCGATGAAGAACAAACAAAAGCTCAACATCGAAGAGCCCAACCTGCCCGACTTCCTGCCCCAATCCCTGGTCGAGGTCACAAACCTCCTGAAAGCCCTAATCACGACGACCTTCATCATCGAGAAGCAGCCGCCGCAGGTCATGAAGACCAACACCCGGTTCGCCGCGACCGTCCGCCTCCTGATCGGCAACACGCTCAACATCCGGATGAGCAACCCGCTGGTTCGCGTTTCAATTATTTCAG AGGCCCAAGCCCAGGCCACGCAACAGTCCAACAAGGCGTCCGAGCAGTCATGCGGCGAGATCATGAACAACACCGGCAACCTCGAGTACAACGAAACCACCAAGCAGTTATCGGTTAGTTTTAG AAATATGCAGCTGAAGAAGATCAAGCGGGCGGAAAAGAAGGGCACCGAGAGCGTGATGGACGAAAAGTTCGCGCTGCTGTTCCAGTCCAGCTTTGCCGTCGGGCACGGCGATCTGGTGTTTTCG GTCTGGACCATCTCGCTGCCGGTGGTCGTGATCGTGCACGGCAACCAGGAACCGCAGTCGTGGGCGACCATCACGTGGGACAACGCGTTCGCCGACATCAACCGCGTCCCGTTCCACGTGCCGGACAAGGTCTCCTGGAACCTGCTGGCGGAAGCGCTCAACACAAAGTATCGCGCCTCCACCGGACGCTCGATGACCCAGGAAAACATGCACTTCCTCTGCGAGAAGGCGTTCCGGGCGAACCTGCAGTTTCCGGTGTCGGACGATCTGACCATCACGTGGTCCCAGTTCTGCAAGGAGCCGCTGCCCGACCGGACGTTCACCTTCTGGGAGTGGTTCTACGCCGCGATGAAGGTCACCCGGGAGCATCTGCGGGGGCCGTGGAACGACGGCAGCATAGTCGGGTTCATCCACAAGACCAAAGCCGAGGACTACCTGCTCAAGTGCCCGCGTGGGACGTTCCTGCTGCGGTTCTCCGACAGCGAGCTGG GTGGCATCACGATCGCGTGGGTCAACGAAAGCAACGACGGCCAGCCCCAGATTCTGCACATCCAACCGTTCACGGCCAAAGACTTTGCCACCCGGTCCCTCTCGGACCGCATCCGGGACTTTGAGGATCTGTACTACCTGTACCCGAACAAGCCGAAGAACGAGGCGTTCGACCGGTACACGAGTCCGCCCGTCCCGTCCCGCAACCGGAACTACATCCCGTCCGAGGTGCGGGCGGTCCTGATGGGTccgagcaacaacaacaactccacCATCAACTCGTACCCGAACACACCGAACTCGTACAACCACCTGCAGTCGCCGGACGCGTCCCGAGATACGCCCTCCAGCGGGTAA